Part of the Natrialbaceae archaeon AArc-T1-2 genome, AAAGAACGCGCTCATTTCGGAGTACGCGACGACCGACTCAAGCGGCAGTATTTTCGGCGTCACGCAAACGGGGTCGTCGATAGGAAGCGCGGCTGGGCCTGCAATCTTCGGATACGTTGCGACCGAATTCAGCATCGCCGTCGCGTTTCCGCTCATCGCGGTCGTCGGCGGGATCATCGCCGCCGGGTTTTACGCGCTCTCCAGTAAGAACGAGTGATAACGAGTGATTTCTTCTCACCCTGCTCGCTCACGGGATTGTTCGGCACAAACGTAGTCCTGAACGGGTTCGTAATGAAACACGTTTCGATGTGGTTTCGCTCGCTGTAGTCGAGCTGACCGCTCAGCTTCCGACGAGCAAGGGCAGTCAGAGCCACCAACATCGACGAGAAACGCTGTGTCGTCGAGATCGTGTTTCTCCTCAAGCCGCGAGAAGAAGGCCGCCGCGGGGTCGGTGCCGTGGCGTTGACGAGACACACAGCGTCTCGTTCGCACACCAAAACGCGAAGCGTTCTGGGGACAGCCGAAGACGTCGATCTCTAGCAGGAGATAATGGGGTCGTCGCTTGAGAGTTACGGTACTGATACGGAAAAGTATTAGACGGGCCTGGGACATAGTACTTATAGTTACGACACTATCAAGAAATGCGACTGGTGGGCTTCAGAGGAGAAGGCTCATGAGTGGTCGTCATTCGATGACGCTTATATCAAGCTATCCGAAGCTGTCGACCGATTAAATTCATTCGAAACTGCTAGCTTAGAGGAAGATTCAACTACGTTGGTTTACATCGACGTAGTATGCCGGCAGAGTTCGAATTTCAAGCACGTCTTTTTGCTGCTCTTGAGGACTACATCGAGGCACACGATACGGATTTTGAAGAGCCCCGGGGCGAGGAGCCGACAGATTCGGGTGCGGTGGATATTTACCTGCCATCGACTGTCCGCGAAGGCGTCGCCATCGAGGTAAAGAAGGCGGACGTTGACCCTCACTCCATCGACGTGATTAAACAGGGCCACAGGTACGCAAGAGACAAAGGCATCTCCTTGTTCGTCACCGCAAATCCGAACGACGTTTTCCTGTTCCGACGCACGGAGACGGCGACGAGTATCACCGAACTCGAGCGCCGGCACTACGACCTGCGAAAGTTGTCGTTGCCCGATTTCATCGACGAACTTCTTGCGGACGTGGTGGACATACAGCAAGGCGAGGGAGAGGTATTCGACTTCGATGATCTCATCATCAGCCGCCTGCGCAGCTTCCACACCAGTATCTACCCCATCTACGAGAACCTCATCAGCGAGACGTTCGACGAGGACGATGAGTTCCAGTCGCTTCTCGTCGAGTGGGCGAGGGAGAACGACTACCCACACGACTACCCCGGAGTGGAGGACACCTTCCGCATCGCCGCCCAACAATACGCCTACATCTTGATGAACCGGATCGTGTTCTACGAACTTGTCCGAGGACAAGACGTGAAAACAGAGAGTGGCCTCCCGCTCGACCCGATTTATGACGGTGTGACGGTTGAGAAGTTAGACGAACACTTGGAGAACTGCTTTGAGTCGATAATGGAGGAGATCGACTACGAAGCGATTTTCAAGGACGACAGCGGGTTCTTCAAGGCTGTTCCAGAGGACGAACACACAAAACGACGACTGCACACCTTCACGAAGAGTATTGAGCAGGAGCCGCTTCGAGACATCAATTCCGACGTTGTCGGGCAAATCTATCAGGAACTCATTCCGACAGAGGAACGGAAGGAACTCGGCCAGTTCTATACGCCGAGAGAAATCGGCCAGATCCTCTCTCGGTGGGCCATCGACTCGACAGATGACCGGTTCCTTGACCCCTGCAGCGGTTCCGGCTCTATCACGGTTGAGGCTTACAAACAGTTCGATGAACTGAATGGATTGTCCCATCAGGAAATCATCCGCCGCATCACGGCGGTCGACATCAACAAGTTCCCGCTTCACCTGACCGCGCTGAACCTCGCCACCCGAAACATCCATCAGCCCACCAACGAATTGTTCGCGTACTACGACGACTTCTTCCACCTCGACCCGGACACGAAGCGGCACAACAGCCACCGACTCGGGGTTGGAGGCACCAGCACCGATGCGGCGGATGAGGGCGAGGCCATCGGGACGTTCGACGCCACCGCGGCCAACCCGCCGTACGTCCGGCAAGAACACTTGTATCCGAACCGTGAGATGTACCGAAAGCACCTGAAACGATTCGGACCAAGTTCGAAAACGCCATACTACGACGGTGACAAGGAGATCGACGGTAGGAGCGACCTCTACTGTTACTTCCTAACCCACGTCACGCAGTTCCTCGAAGAGAGGGGGAAACTCGCGTGGATTGTGCCGACGAAGTGGATGGTAGCGGACTACGGCCCGTCGCTCCAGCAGTTCCTCTACGACCATTACAAGGTCGAAGCTGTTGTCGGCTTCCGCAAGCGCGTCTTCGAGGACGCGCTCGTGGACACGGTGCTGTTGATGATAGAGCGGTGTGATGACGTCACCG contains:
- a CDS encoding N-6 DNA methylase; its protein translation is MPAEFEFQARLFAALEDYIEAHDTDFEEPRGEEPTDSGAVDIYLPSTVREGVAIEVKKADVDPHSIDVIKQGHRYARDKGISLFVTANPNDVFLFRRTETATSITELERRHYDLRKLSLPDFIDELLADVVDIQQGEGEVFDFDDLIISRLRSFHTSIYPIYENLISETFDEDDEFQSLLVEWARENDYPHDYPGVEDTFRIAAQQYAYILMNRIVFYELVRGQDVKTESGLPLDPIYDGVTVEKLDEHLENCFESIMEEIDYEAIFKDDSGFFKAVPEDEHTKRRLHTFTKSIEQEPLRDINSDVVGQIYQELIPTEERKELGQFYTPREIGQILSRWAIDSTDDRFLDPCSGSGSITVEAYKQFDELNGLSHQEIIRRITAVDINKFPLHLTALNLATRNIHQPTNELFAYYDDFFHLDPDTKRHNSHRLGVGGTSTDAADEGEAIGTFDATAANPPYVRQEHLYPNREMYRKHLKRFGPSSKTPYYDGDKEIDGRSDLYCYFLTHVTQFLEERGKLAWIVPTKWMVADYGPSLQQFLYDHYKVEAVVGFRKRVFEDALVDTVLLMIERCDDVTERKNTETNFVRINEKMDPDDVIRVIDRRYNISKSSYMKIHSRPNYRTISVRQSHLMGNVGDKLHHYINAPALYTAVLEDTRTVELSSVADITRGKKTGANPIFILDEDDIKSRNIEQRFTVPAIKSVKEVDGYEHTPADAEKWMLDMHDYVEGVVSMSGIGGTSDTADRVTSSLRADGYDGVLSYLKWAEEQPSSSNSSLDTYDPWFNMGDLNPKMAPIVCPQAMDTHRFFFRTNSDVVASNRFLLVQPNAADSDLLLGLLNSSLTKIVIESHGRITGGGAVNLSGSDLRTLRVVDPDQLSDEQADRVTDAFNRLAAGDADARDDLDEVTIDVLDLDVTVDELQEVAETLKRTRREKGKQVETLIKELDELEGHIDMSFEDDSGRQEGLSSFSD